One Clostridium estertheticum DNA segment encodes these proteins:
- a CDS encoding BTAD domain-containing putative transcriptional regulator: protein MFGNFYLTVNEKEIFLPYSKAQGLFCYLLLNKQDDRKHISELFWANQEEGDAIKNLRNAIYKINKFSNVPVLISPQKSIVMINPDIEIELDVYRFMNDENEIDVFNGEFLQGFCPKNATNFEIWLLEIRESLKCMYTNRLNKKIENALHNNNYDIVEKYSKLLIKTDEFNEDAYLYLLQSYKNQGKYNMAIETYNGVKNLFKDELSISLDDKILNIINEIIDIMNTKEVTKKAI from the coding sequence ATGTTTGGTAATTTTTATTTAACTGTCAATGAAAAAGAAATTTTCTTGCCTTACAGTAAAGCCCAAGGCCTTTTTTGTTATTTACTTTTGAATAAACAAGATGATAGAAAACATATCTCAGAACTTTTTTGGGCTAACCAAGAAGAAGGCGACGCTATAAAAAATCTAAGAAATGCTATTTATAAAATAAATAAATTCTCTAATGTACCTGTGTTAATATCTCCTCAAAAATCAATAGTTATGATTAATCCAGATATAGAAATAGAGTTAGACGTATATAGATTTATGAATGATGAAAACGAAATAGATGTTTTTAATGGGGAATTTCTACAAGGATTTTGCCCTAAAAATGCTACTAACTTTGAAATTTGGCTTTTAGAAATTCGTGAAAGTTTAAAATGTATGTATACCAATAGATTGAATAAAAAAATAGAAAATGCTTTACATAATAACAATTATGATATTGTTGAAAAATATTCAAAATTATTAATAAAAACAGATGAATTTAATGAAGATGCTTACTTATATTTACTACAAAGTTATAAAAATCAAGGTAAATATAACATGGCAATTGAAACATACAATGGTGTTAAAAATTTATTTAAAGATGAATTATCTATTTCTCTTGATGATAAAATATTAAATATAATTAATGAAATAATAGATATTATGAATACTAAGGAAGTTACTAAAAAAGCTATTTAA
- a CDS encoding YjiH family protein, whose translation MINTEHVSATRTSDIFKFVGYSVIGIFMFFITITINGKTTIPIDHVVTALKGLSGGGGGIYGLIVIILGGVYPFYKKTWNKDKVTLVFSILKLLGIVIGFMAFFNFGPSFLFEKDMIPFLFNSLAIPVGIIVPVGSVFLAFLVGYGLMEFIGVIMKPVMRPLWKTPGRSAVDAVASFVGSYSIALLITNRVYKEGKYTTKEAAIIATGFSTVSATFMIIVAKTLGIMNLWTKYFWVTLVVTFIVTAITARLRPLSKKSDEYYNNQKGDPEIPRQGNMLKNAWEEGIKASKSSVSIGKNIVDNLKDGFVMAMGILPSIMSVGLIGLILAKYTPVFNIIGYVFYPIALLFKLPEPLLASKACAVGIAEMFLPALLVVGAPLVTKFVVAVVSISAILFFSASIPCILSTDIPISIPEIIVIWFERTVLTLMITIPIAYLIL comes from the coding sequence ATGATTAATACAGAACATGTAAGCGCAACCAGAACTAGCGATATATTTAAATTTGTAGGTTATAGTGTAATTGGAATATTTATGTTTTTTATAACAATAACTATAAATGGAAAGACGACTATTCCAATAGACCATGTGGTTACAGCATTAAAAGGATTATCTGGGGGAGGTGGTGGAATCTATGGGCTAATAGTTATCATTTTAGGAGGAGTATATCCTTTCTATAAAAAAACATGGAATAAAGATAAGGTAACATTAGTATTTTCTATACTTAAATTATTAGGTATAGTAATAGGGTTCATGGCGTTCTTTAATTTTGGACCTAGCTTTCTATTTGAGAAAGATATGATTCCATTCTTATTTAATTCATTAGCTATCCCAGTAGGAATAATTGTTCCCGTAGGTTCAGTATTTTTAGCATTTTTAGTTGGGTATGGACTTATGGAATTTATAGGCGTTATAATGAAACCGGTTATGAGACCTTTGTGGAAAACTCCAGGACGTTCTGCTGTTGATGCAGTTGCTTCCTTTGTGGGAAGTTATTCTATTGCATTGTTAATTACCAATAGGGTATATAAAGAGGGGAAATATACAACAAAAGAGGCTGCAATAATTGCTACAGGATTTTCTACCGTATCTGCAACTTTTATGATTATAGTGGCAAAGACATTAGGAATAATGAATTTGTGGACTAAATACTTTTGGGTAACATTAGTAGTTACATTTATTGTTACAGCTATCACGGCAAGGTTAAGACCATTAAGCAAAAAGTCTGATGAATACTATAATAATCAAAAGGGTGATCCGGAAATACCTAGACAAGGAAATATGCTTAAAAATGCATGGGAGGAAGGAATTAAAGCTTCTAAAAGTTCAGTATCAATAGGAAAAAATATTGTTGATAATTTAAAAGATGGATTTGTTATGGCTATGGGAATCCTACCATCAATAATGTCTGTAGGATTAATAGGGTTAATTCTTGCAAAATATACCCCTGTGTTCAATATAATAGGGTATGTTTTTTACCCAATAGCGTTATTGTTTAAATTGCCAGAACCATTGCTTGCATCAAAAGCATGTGCAGTGGGTATAGCTGAAATGTTTTTACCAGCATTATTAGTTGTTGGCGCTCCTCTTGTAACAAAATTTGTAGTTGCTGTAGTATCAATTTCAGCAATACTGTTTTTCTCTGCATCAATACCATGCATACTGTCAACAGATATACCAATAAGTATACCTGAGATAATTGTAATATGGTTTGAAAGAACTGTTCTCACATTAATGATAACCATACCTATTGCGTATCTAATATTATAA
- a CDS encoding methyl-accepting chemotaxis protein, giving the protein MKNKISTKIVIAIVSCSILVSAMVGITSIVKSTSIIKQEATEKLLNIASSRGNEYTVQTTKVENTVKELSGLVLNTIEVSKVKDPSYISTYEKQISSLMKSLGDSNNGLVGLYIIFDPKFTGGSKTYDVAYNYDEQKKQSYMTNDGLNLADFKESNAAMDWYYKSIKDKLGVWSKPCVDPVRKINVISYTMPVYSNNELVGVTGMDISFESLRGIILNTKIYDTGSAFLLDKHYSFIVDGKKKSTDKLDTLESGKYKFITDELKNKKSIALETNFEGHKQMMGYYTLNNDQIMGLKVPSSEVFKNLNKTIYIIVLIIALGIIASIIIALVIGRRISRPIEVATSFIGKLAKLDLTYNDKNLNQMLSSKDEIGVMGNSLIELREELIKVVEELKKDSDEVVEYSNTISVNAEETSYAITVLSQTVEELAKGTVEQASEAQDGSYKLNILAGEIEEVVASITSLKEYSIEMEKMQEKGSKAIKELNVKLQLNVQATEKVANNIDGLSDKSSLIGEIISTIQSIASQTNLLALNAAIEAARAGESGKGFAVVAEEIRKLAEKTATSTHQIDDIVKQIQSEISLGKNNMDEAKNTAKEANFVMETSTEAFEVIGEAIYNTKSKIQSIASSINTVDKGKEDIVEAIQGISAITEEAAASTQEVAATMEEQEAAIKTVSETVEELKELAVVLDKIVGKFTV; this is encoded by the coding sequence GTGAAAAATAAAATTAGCACTAAAATAGTTATTGCTATAGTGAGTTGTTCAATTTTAGTATCAGCGATGGTAGGAATTACGAGTATTGTTAAATCCACAAGTATAATTAAGCAGGAAGCCACAGAGAAACTATTAAATATAGCTTCTAGTAGAGGAAATGAATACACAGTACAAACTACAAAGGTTGAAAACACTGTAAAGGAGTTATCAGGACTAGTTTTAAACACAATAGAAGTTTCTAAGGTTAAAGACCCAAGCTATATAAGTACATACGAAAAACAGATAAGTTCTTTAATGAAGAGTTTAGGTGATAGTAATAATGGGCTTGTAGGGCTATATATAATTTTTGATCCTAAATTTACAGGTGGAAGTAAGACTTATGATGTAGCTTATAATTATGATGAGCAGAAAAAGCAAAGCTATATGACTAATGATGGTTTAAATTTAGCGGATTTTAAGGAAAGCAATGCCGCTATGGATTGGTATTATAAATCAATTAAGGATAAACTAGGAGTGTGGTCAAAACCTTGTGTGGACCCAGTACGTAAAATAAATGTGATATCTTATACCATGCCTGTATATTCTAATAATGAATTAGTTGGAGTTACAGGTATGGATATTTCCTTTGAAAGTTTGAGAGGGATAATTTTAAATACAAAGATATATGATACTGGTTCTGCATTTTTGCTAGATAAGCATTATAGTTTTATAGTTGATGGAAAGAAAAAATCAACTGATAAATTAGATACCTTAGAAAGTGGAAAATATAAATTTATAACTGATGAATTAAAAAATAAAAAATCAATTGCGCTGGAGACAAACTTTGAAGGACATAAGCAAATGATGGGTTATTATACTTTGAATAATGATCAAATTATGGGATTAAAAGTGCCTAGCTCAGAAGTGTTCAAAAATTTAAATAAAACAATATATATTATTGTTTTAATTATAGCTCTAGGAATTATAGCTTCAATAATTATTGCATTAGTTATTGGCAGGAGAATATCTAGACCAATAGAAGTTGCAACAAGTTTTATAGGCAAATTAGCTAAACTAGACCTAACCTATAATGACAAGAACCTAAACCAAATGCTATCAAGTAAAGATGAAATAGGTGTTATGGGAAATAGTTTAATAGAGCTAAGGGAAGAATTAATAAAGGTTGTTGAGGAATTAAAGAAGGATTCTGATGAGGTAGTGGAATATTCAAATACTATTTCTGTCAATGCGGAGGAAACATCATATGCTATTACTGTTCTTTCACAAACAGTTGAAGAATTAGCTAAGGGAACTGTTGAACAAGCAAGTGAGGCTCAGGATGGCTCATATAAATTGAATATACTTGCCGGTGAGATAGAAGAAGTTGTGGCTAGCATTACTAGTCTTAAAGAATATTCAATAGAAATGGAAAAAATGCAAGAGAAGGGTAGCAAAGCAATTAAAGAGCTTAATGTAAAGCTCCAATTAAATGTACAAGCCACTGAAAAAGTTGCTAATAATATAGATGGACTATCAGATAAATCAAGCTTAATAGGAGAAATTATAAGTACTATTCAATCTATTGCAAGCCAGACAAATCTACTAGCTTTAAATGCGGCAATTGAAGCAGCAAGAGCAGGTGAGAGTGGAAAAGGTTTTGCAGTGGTAGCAGAGGAAATTAGAAAGCTTGCAGAAAAAACAGCTACGTCCACACATCAAATAGATGATATAGTAAAGCAAATTCAAAGTGAAATAAGTTTAGGCAAAAACAATATGGATGAAGCTAAAAATACTGCTAAAGAAGCAAATTTTGTAATGGAAACGTCTACAGAAGCCTTTGAGGTTATTGGAGAGGCAATATATAATACTAAATCAAAAATACAAAGCATTGCATCTAGCATCAATACAGTAGATAAAGGAAAAGAGGATATAGTTGAAGCCATTCAAGGAATATCTGCAATAACTGAGGAAGCAGCAGCATCAACGCAGGAAGTGGCTGCAACTATGGAAGAACAAGAAGCCGCAATTAAAACTGTATCAGAAACAGTAGAGGAATTAAAAGAATTAGCAGTTGTATTAGATAAAATAGTAGGTAAATTCACTGTGTAA
- a CDS encoding amidohydrolase family protein: protein MSYFVVLVLSIGLMVGCTENASKTADMILTNGTIYTEDANNTVAKNVAVKDGKILSVGTTSDIENYKGASTQIIDLKCETVMPGFFDSHMHPAMSAVDYVFSVVVSDVSGVESYAKKIKEFAVANPDLKVIQGAGYYRSDWDELGPRKETLDAIDSTSPIIMLSNDGHSMWVNSKALKMDEITKDTPNPEGGIIQKDPKTGEPSGLLQESAMDLMKDISIKYSKEQYKEAILWVQKLLNSRGIANVFDANANLDNPNYY, encoded by the coding sequence ATGTCCTATTTCGTAGTGCTTGTGTTAAGTATTGGCCTAATGGTAGGATGCACAGAAAATGCATCAAAAACAGCAGACATGATTCTTACTAATGGTACTATTTATACGGAAGATGCAAACAATACAGTAGCTAAAAATGTTGCAGTTAAAGACGGTAAGATTCTGTCTGTAGGTACAACATCAGATATTGAAAACTACAAAGGAGCTTCTACTCAAATTATTGATTTAAAATGCGAAACAGTTATGCCGGGGTTCTTTGACAGTCATATGCATCCTGCAATGTCAGCAGTAGATTATGTATTCTCTGTTGTTGTTTCAGATGTTAGTGGAGTAGAAAGCTATGCAAAGAAGATTAAAGAATTTGCTGTTGCCAATCCTGATTTGAAAGTTATTCAAGGAGCAGGCTATTATCGTTCTGATTGGGATGAACTTGGTCCACGAAAAGAAACTTTGGATGCAATCGATTCAACTAGCCCCATTATCATGCTCTCAAATGATGGACACTCGATGTGGGTAAACTCAAAAGCACTTAAAATGGATGAAATTACAAAAGATACTCCAAATCCAGAAGGAGGAATAATCCAAAAAGATCCTAAAACAGGAGAGCCATCAGGTCTTCTTCAGGAAAGTGCTATGGATCTTATGAAAGATATTTCTATTAAATATTCAAAAGAGCAATATAAAGAAGCTATCCTTTGGGTTCAAAAACTATTAAATTCTAGAGGAATAGCTAATGTATTTGATGCAAATGCTAATTTGGACAACCCTAATTATTATTAA
- a CDS encoding tetratricopeptide repeat protein yields MFGNFCLTVNEKEIFLPYSKAQGLFCYLLINKQDNREHISELFWANQEEGNAKKNLRNAIYKINKCSNIPVLVSPQKSIIMLNPDIKIDADVYKFMGDENEINVFKGEFLQGFCPKNAENFEVWLLEMRENLECIYIERLNAKIEKELKNNNYDIVEKYSKLLIKVDEFNENAYIYLLESYKNQGKYNMAIETYNNVKKLFKDELSITLDDKILNVINEVIDVMNTKESNKKTDEFFYGRYNELRILQNNYNDFIKNEPSKAMFLVGEAGIGKTRLKDKFVEIIDNETAYILETYCFQFEKDCILKPWNVILSKLSQIMKNENVKIPTLWENIIEHCFSEFNDLDNKEQSTKILESNYALKYEVIENIITNILTEIDHKKKIILIFEDIQWIDYGSLMFLSSMILHGHTNLLCLMTYRNEYNIEIDKFLVSANKHNKILRLDLLRFDNNEVENFIKIGLPKKNFTKEILNKIYNETEGNAFFLTEYINTIKFNSDINIMSSKMQDVMKSRFLDISEECKNILRISSLFFDEIPLYILHELTGEDELKIMDAIEELENKFILKEINNDNIISFMFTHQKLREFIYINLSTARRKIFHNRVGYILEKNLTNNRSDVTVYNKLVYHFSNADNNLATLKYSIKNLNVYLNFSHELYPILYDKDVNFYNNLYFSNSKTIKSIKKIEILLLKVKNDCKDSKEVLKLDIEFLHIKGRYLIREGDYEKGVEFINEMIEKANEISDSDYAIEGYRQMIYYCIQTNSIDDMIKYVSLGLDKAADCNYHMEIGIFLRFKALYKKMQGNYSEAEKLFNESINIFNVTKSVADKYALSIAAAYNYIGDIRRQQMKFEEALEFFTKAIEICEEKNIFTSLSIFNINAGETCFNMGEYSHAKKYFQKSMDIYKQFDLMWEKSIVEAFMSRIIISEGNYESALEYLKNSDSHSRLLKNPHEIGIVNMVKAQIKYEMKNNDKLNRVFNIYLNETLQSYCENSIKFLTTSRDNYEINLLKTLIKQESII; encoded by the coding sequence ATGTTTGGAAATTTTTGTTTAACTGTCAATGAAAAAGAAATATTCTTACCTTACAGTAAAGCGCAAGGGCTCTTTTGTTATTTACTTATAAATAAACAAGATAACAGAGAACATATCTCAGAACTTTTTTGGGCTAATCAAGAAGAAGGCAATGCTAAAAAAAATTTAAGAAATGCTATATATAAAATAAATAAATGCTCTAATATTCCAGTATTGGTATCGCCTCAAAAATCAATAATTATGCTTAATCCAGATATAAAAATAGATGCGGATGTATATAAGTTTATGGGTGATGAAAATGAAATAAATGTTTTTAAGGGAGAATTTCTACAAGGATTTTGTCCTAAAAATGCAGAGAATTTTGAAGTTTGGCTATTAGAAATGCGGGAAAATTTGGAGTGTATTTATATTGAACGATTAAATGCGAAAATAGAAAAAGAATTAAAAAATAATAATTATGATATTGTTGAAAAATATTCAAAGCTATTAATAAAGGTAGATGAATTCAATGAAAATGCATATATATATTTACTTGAAAGTTATAAAAACCAAGGCAAATATAACATGGCAATTGAAACATATAATAATGTTAAAAAATTATTTAAAGATGAATTATCGATTACTCTTGATGATAAAATATTAAACGTAATTAATGAAGTAATAGATGTTATGAATACAAAAGAAAGTAATAAAAAAACTGATGAATTTTTCTATGGAAGATATAATGAATTAAGAATATTACAAAATAATTATAATGATTTTATAAAGAATGAACCTTCTAAAGCCATGTTTTTGGTAGGGGAAGCCGGCATAGGAAAAACAAGATTAAAAGATAAATTTGTAGAAATAATAGATAATGAAACAGCTTATATTTTAGAAACTTATTGTTTTCAATTTGAAAAGGATTGCATTTTGAAGCCTTGGAATGTTATATTATCTAAGCTTTCTCAAATTATGAAAAATGAAAATGTAAAAATTCCAACTTTGTGGGAAAATATTATAGAACATTGTTTTTCTGAGTTTAATGATTTAGATAATAAAGAACAAAGTACTAAAATTTTAGAGAGTAATTATGCGTTAAAATATGAGGTTATTGAGAATATAATAACTAATATTCTTACTGAAATAGACCATAAAAAGAAAATAATACTTATTTTTGAAGATATTCAGTGGATTGATTATGGTAGTTTAATGTTTTTAAGTAGCATGATTTTGCATGGACATACTAATCTTTTGTGTTTAATGACATATAGAAACGAATACAACATCGAAATAGATAAATTTCTAGTTTCTGCAAATAAACATAATAAAATTTTAAGGTTGGATTTATTAAGATTTGATAATAATGAAGTAGAAAATTTTATTAAAATTGGTCTTCCAAAAAAGAATTTCACTAAAGAGATATTAAATAAAATTTATAATGAAACTGAAGGAAATGCATTTTTTTTAACAGAATATATTAATACTATAAAGTTTAATAGTGATATAAATATTATGTCCTCGAAAATGCAGGATGTAATGAAAAGCAGGTTTTTAGATATTTCAGAGGAGTGTAAAAACATTTTAAGAATTTCATCTTTATTTTTTGATGAAATTCCTTTATATATTTTGCATGAACTTACAGGGGAAGATGAACTTAAGATAATGGACGCAATAGAAGAACTTGAAAATAAATTCATTTTAAAGGAAATAAATAACGATAATATTATAAGCTTTATGTTTACCCATCAGAAATTAAGAGAATTTATTTATATTAATCTATCCACGGCAAGAAGAAAAATTTTTCATAATAGGGTGGGTTATATTCTTGAAAAGAATTTAACAAACAATAGAAGCGACGTAACCGTTTACAATAAACTTGTTTATCATTTTTCAAATGCAGATAATAATTTAGCAACATTAAAATATAGCATAAAAAATTTAAATGTATATTTAAATTTTAGTCATGAACTTTATCCCATACTATATGATAAGGATGTTAATTTTTATAATAACTTATATTTTAGCAACAGTAAAACCATTAAAAGCATAAAGAAAATAGAAATTCTACTATTAAAAGTAAAAAATGACTGTAAAGATTCTAAGGAAGTTTTAAAATTAGACATAGAGTTTCTACATATTAAAGGAAGATATCTTATAAGAGAAGGAGATTATGAAAAAGGTGTTGAGTTTATAAATGAAATGATAGAAAAGGCTAATGAAATTAGTGATTCAGATTACGCTATAGAAGGATACAGGCAGATGATTTATTATTGTATACAGACCAATAGTATTGATGATATGATAAAATATGTAAGCCTTGGTTTAGATAAAGCCGCGGATTGTAATTATCATATGGAAATAGGCATTTTTCTAAGGTTTAAAGCATTATATAAAAAAATGCAAGGAAATTATAGCGAAGCAGAAAAACTCTTTAATGAATCTATAAATATCTTTAATGTAACTAAAAGTGTAGCTGATAAATATGCCTTGAGTATAGCAGCTGCTTATAATTACATCGGAGATATAAGAAGACAACAAATGAAATTTGAAGAGGCTTTAGAATTTTTCACTAAAGCAATAGAAATATGTGAAGAAAAAAACATATTTACCAGTCTTTCAATTTTTAATATAAATGCTGGTGAAACATGTTTTAATATGGGAGAGTATTCTCATGCGAAAAAATATTTTCAAAAGTCTATGGATATATATAAACAATTCGATTTAATGTGGGAAAAGTCTATCGTAGAAGCATTTATGTCTCGAATAATAATTAGTGAAGGAAATTATGAAAGTGCTTTAGAATATTTAAAAAATTCGGATTCCCATTCAAGGTTGCTAAAAAATCCTCATGAAATCGGGATAGTAAATATGGTAAAAGCTCAAATAAAATATGAAATGAAAAATAACGATAAATTAAATAGAGTTTTTAATATATACTTGAATGAAACTTTACAATCTTATTGTGAAAATAGTATTAAATTTTTAACCACATCAAGGGATAATTATGAAATAAATTTGTTGAAAACTTTAATAAAACAAGAGAGTATTATCTGA
- a CDS encoding urocanate hydratase: MINNIDIKDAMTIALDDYLPNMPEFTKGIRRAPDRGFHLSKAQTEIAIKNALRYIPEKYHEELIPEFMEELTTRGRIYGYRYRPEGRIYGKSIDEYEGRCTEGKAFQVMIDNNLDSDVALYPYELVTYGETGSVCPNWMQYRLIKKYLEIMTQDQTLVLESGHPLGLFKSKPEAPRVIITNALMIGMFDNQKDWEIAEEMGVANYGQMTAGGWMYIGPQGIVHGTYNTLLNAGRMKLGIPNDGDLRGHIFVTSGLGGMSGAQPKAIEIANAVGIVAEVDESRIQTRLDQGWIMRQSSDLDEVFKIAEEYLEKKEPMSIGYHGNIVDLLEYIVKNNKKIDLLSDQTSCHAVYEGGYCPRGVTFEERTNLLAKDRDTFCKLVNKSLRIHFELIKILVERGTYFFDYGNSFMKAIYDAGAVEISKNGVDEKDGFIFPSYVEDIMGPQLFDYGYGPFRWVCLSGKNEDLIKTDHAAMGCIDPKRRYQDRDNYNWIRDAEKNNLVVGTKARILYQDATGRINIALKFNEMVRTGEIGPVMMGRDHHDVSGTDSPFRETSNIKDGSNVMADMAVQCYAGNAARGMSLVALHNGGGVGIGKSINGGFGLVLDGSYRVDEIIKSALSWDVMSGVARRSWARNEHSIETVIEFNNTHKGTDHVTIPFLTNEKLVADGVSKYFDK, from the coding sequence ATGATTAATAATATTGACATAAAAGATGCAATGACAATTGCTTTAGATGATTATTTACCTAATATGCCTGAATTTACTAAGGGAATAAGAAGAGCTCCAGATAGAGGGTTTCATCTTTCAAAAGCTCAGACGGAAATAGCAATTAAGAACGCACTTCGTTATATTCCAGAAAAGTATCATGAGGAGCTTATACCAGAATTTATGGAGGAGCTTACAACAAGAGGTAGAATATACGGATACAGGTATCGTCCTGAAGGAAGAATATATGGAAAATCAATAGATGAATATGAAGGAAGATGTACTGAAGGTAAAGCTTTTCAGGTTATGATTGATAATAATCTTGATTCTGATGTGGCTTTATATCCTTATGAACTTGTTACTTATGGTGAAACAGGAAGTGTATGCCCAAATTGGATGCAATATAGATTAATAAAAAAATATCTAGAAATAATGACTCAAGACCAAACCTTGGTTTTAGAATCAGGACATCCTCTTGGACTTTTCAAATCAAAACCTGAAGCACCAAGAGTAATAATTACAAATGCGTTAATGATAGGCATGTTCGATAATCAAAAGGATTGGGAAATAGCAGAGGAAATGGGTGTTGCAAATTATGGACAAATGACTGCAGGCGGATGGATGTATATAGGACCTCAGGGCATAGTTCATGGTACATACAATACACTATTAAATGCAGGGAGGATGAAGCTAGGAATCCCAAATGATGGTGATTTAAGAGGTCATATATTTGTAACATCAGGTTTGGGCGGTATGAGTGGTGCTCAGCCAAAGGCGATTGAAATAGCAAATGCTGTAGGAATTGTAGCGGAGGTTGATGAATCAAGAATTCAAACAAGACTGGATCAGGGATGGATTATGAGACAATCTTCAGACCTTGATGAGGTATTCAAAATTGCTGAAGAATATTTGGAAAAGAAAGAGCCGATGTCAATTGGATATCATGGAAATATAGTTGATTTATTGGAGTATATAGTAAAAAATAATAAAAAAATTGATTTATTATCTGACCAAACATCTTGCCATGCGGTATATGAAGGTGGATATTGTCCGAGGGGAGTAACATTTGAGGAAAGAACAAATCTACTTGCGAAAGACAGAGATACTTTTTGTAAATTGGTAAATAAGAGCTTAAGAATTCACTTTGAACTTATAAAAATATTAGTTGAAAGAGGAACATACTTCTTCGACTATGGAAATTCATTTATGAAAGCAATTTATGATGCTGGCGCTGTGGAAATATCCAAAAATGGAGTAGATGAAAAAGATGGTTTTATATTCCCATCTTACGTAGAAGATATAATGGGGCCACAGCTATTTGACTATGGTTATGGACCATTCAGATGGGTATGCTTAAGTGGAAAAAATGAAGATTTAATAAAAACAGATCATGCTGCAATGGGATGCATAGATCCAAAGAGAAGATATCAAGATAGAGATAACTACAACTGGATAAGGGATGCAGAAAAAAATAATCTTGTGGTAGGCACCAAAGCAAGAATACTTTATCAGGATGCTACAGGAAGAATAAACATAGCTCTTAAATTCAATGAAATGGTAAGAACCGGCGAGATAGGACCTGTTATGATGGGTAGAGATCATCATGATGTAAGTGGTACTGATTCACCATTTAGAGAAACTTCCAACATAAAAGATGGAAGTAACGTTATGGCAGATATGGCTGTTCAGTGCTATGCAGGAAATGCAGCAAGAGGTATGAGTCTTGTAGCACTTCATAACGGTGGAGGTGTAGGAATCGGGAAATCAATAAATGGAGGATTTGGTCTTGTACTTGATGGAAGTTATAGGGTAGATGAGATAATTAAATCTGCACTTTCATGGGATGTTATGAGTG